TAATTCTTGAAGTGCTGTTCGTATTTCGGCAGGCGTTGCTGCAAGTGCTGGGCGAATGTCGTGGCGCCCATGTAACCGAGCACATCGACGTGGCCGTAATAGCGGTCTTTCAAGCGTTGCAGGGTGCCGTTCTTCTGCACCTTGTCCAGGTAAGCGTTGATTTCGTTGAGCAGGCTGTTGTCTTCGCCCGGGCCAACCGCCCAGCTCTGGCTGCGCGCGTCACCCAGATCGAAGGCCACGCGGATGTTGGTGAAGTACACCTGATTCATCGCCACTTCGTTGGAGTCGACCAGCGTCAGGTCAATCTGGCCTTCATCGACCATGCGCAGCAGATCGACCACTTCAACCGCGTCGGATTCTTCGTATTCGATCCCGGGATATTTCTGTTTCAGCTCGGCCAGTTGCTCGGCGTGAGTGCTGCCCTTGAGCACGGTGATCTTCTTGCCGACCAGATCCGCCGGATCGGTGGGCCGCGACTGGCCATTGCGGTAGATGATCTGCGGAGTGACTTCAAGGTAGGAGTGGGAGAACCGCACCTGCTTCTTGCGCTCGTCGCTGCTGACCAGCCCGGCCGCCGCGAGCACCGGGCCGTTGGGCTTGCCGACCTGATTGAACAGGTCATTGAGGTTGTCGGCAGTTTCGATCTTCAGCTCGACGCCCAAATCGTCGGCAAAGCGCTTCACCAGCTCGTATTCGAAGCCGGTTTCACCGCTGCGATCCTGAAAGTAGGTGGCGGGGCTGTTGCGGGTAACCACGCGCAGCACACCGTCCTCCTTTACGCGCTCGAGTGTGTTGGGTTTATCAACACAACCACCGAGCATCAGGAAGAGTCCGGTTGCGATCAGCCATTTGGCGTATCGCGGACGCAAAGCCGTTGGGAAAAACATCTGCGCAGTATACGCAAACGGCCACGGGCGCCATATCTCGACAGCGTAGGCCTAGTCTGCTAGCGATCACAAAACCGAACGAAATCCCTTGAATACGGGGCCTCAGGGCATTTTGTTACAGTAAAAATAAGCCGCGCTGAAACCCTCGATTTACCTGACCCCGAAGGCAGAAACACAGATTGCCCCCCGAGTGCAACCGTGCGTAGCGTTTCGGGTGATGTTGAGGTCGGTTTAGGCTAGAATGCACGGCCTCAAAGCACACCCCTTCCCGAGGCTGTCCCGAAGATGTTGATCCTGCGCGGCGCTCCTGCCCTTTCTGCCTTTCGCCACAGCAAACTCCTTGAGCAACTGAGCCAGAAGGTTCCAGCTGTCAGTGGCCTGTATGCTGAATTCGCTCACTTCGCCGAAGTCACCGGCGTCCTGACCGGCGACGAACAGCAGGTGCTAGCGCGCCTTCTGAAGTACGGCCCAAGTGTTCCGGTTCAAGAGCCGGCCGGTCGTCTGTTTCTGGTGTTGCCGCGTTTCGGCACCATCTCGCCGTGGTCGAGCAAGGCCAGTGACATCGCCCGCAACTGCGGCCTGAGCAAGATCCAGCGCCTGGAACGCGGTATCGCCTTCTACGTCGCCGGCCAGTTCAGCGAAGCCGAAGCCCGGCTGATTTCGGACGCCCTGCATGACCGCATGACCCAGATCGTGCTGGCCAACCTCGAGCAGGCTGCCGGTCTGTTCAGCCACGCCGAGCCGAAGCCGCTGACCGCCATCGACATTCTTGGTGGCGGCCGCGCCGCGCTGGAAAAGGCCAACACCGAGCTGGGCCTGGCCCTGGCCGAAGACGAGATCGACTATCTGGTCAACGCCTTCAATGGTCTCAAGCGCAACCCGCACGACATCGAACTGATGATGTTCGCCCAGGCCAACTCCGAGCACTGCCGCCACAAGATCTTCAACGCCAGTTGGGACATCGACGGCCAGAGCCAGGAAAAAAGCCTGTTCGGCATGATCAAGAACACCTATCAGATGCACAGCGAAGGCGTGCTGTCCGCTTACAAGGACAACGCTTCGGTGATCGTCGGCAACGTTGCCGGCCGCTTCTTCCCGAACCCTGAAACCCGCCAGTACGGCGCGGTGCAGGAGCCGGTGCACATCCTGATGAAGGTTGAAACCCATAACCACCCGACCGCGATCGCCCCGTTCCCGGGCGCATCCACCGGTTCCGGCGGCGAGATCCG
This genomic interval from Pseudomonas koreensis contains the following:
- the mltF gene encoding membrane-bound lytic murein transglycosylase MltF encodes the protein MFFPTALRPRYAKWLIATGLFLMLGGCVDKPNTLERVKEDGVLRVVTRNSPATYFQDRSGETGFEYELVKRFADDLGVELKIETADNLNDLFNQVGKPNGPVLAAAGLVSSDERKKQVRFSHSYLEVTPQIIYRNGQSRPTDPADLVGKKITVLKGSTHAEQLAELKQKYPGIEYEESDAVEVVDLLRMVDEGQIDLTLVDSNEVAMNQVYFTNIRVAFDLGDARSQSWAVGPGEDNSLLNEINAYLDKVQKNGTLQRLKDRYYGHVDVLGYMGATTFAQHLQQRLPKYEQHFKNYAKKEKVDWRLLAAIGYQESLWQPTVTSKTGVRGLMMLTQNTAQAMGVSNRLDPKQSIMGGAKYLAYMKDQLDDSIQEPDRTWFALAAYNVGSGHLDDARKLAAKEGLNPDKWLDVKKILPRLSQKQWYSKTRYGYARGGEPVHFVANIRRYYDILTWVTQPQLEGDQVAEGNLHVPAIDKSKPAQEPAPL